DNA from Hyphomicrobiales bacterium:
TATGTCCAGAATTTTCCACCCATGATCGAGCTGATCAACGAAGGCGATCCGTGCGATTTTTTGCACGTGATGATCGGTGGATCGGTCGAGCTCTACGCCGCCTGGAATGGCCGTGAAACAACGATGGCCACCGTCAGGCCTGTCTCGACGTTCATTTTGGCCGCGACGATCCGCGACGCACCCTACCTTATGTCCGCGCGGACTCTTGAAAAGTCACGTATCGTGCTGCTTCCGTCCACCGACGTACGCGAGGTGTTTTCATCCGACCCGGTTTTTGCGCGCGCCATCGTCGATGAACTGGCCAAGTGCTATCGCGGTGTCATCAAGAACACCAAGAACCTAAAATTGCGCACGTCGATTGAGCGGTTGGCGAACTATCTGCTGCGGTTACGAAAGTTCAGCGATGAAGGCGACATCGTCCATCTGCCGATGGAGAAGCGTCGCCTGGCGTCTTATCTCGGCATGACACCGGAAAACCTCTCGCGCGCCTTCAAGACCTTGCAAGGGTATGGGGTGGAAGTGGATGGTGCGCGCGTCATCGTCAACGACGTTGATGACCTGACGAACTTCGCCAAGCCGGAAGTTCTGATCGATGATTTCACTGTTTAGAGGATTTTGAAGATGCCCAAGCTTCCAGGCGCTGCCGGCGCGATCGCCGAAGACCATCCCGATGTCTGGAAAGCCTATCAGGCGCTGGGGGAAGCGAGCGCCAACGCTGGGCCACTATCGGATCGCGAGAAACGGTTGGTGAAACTAGCACTTGCCGTCGGTGCGGGTTCGGAAGGCGCGGTCCATTCCCATGCGCGTCGCGGATTGGCCGAAGGGTTGACCAAGGATGACATGATCCAAGTGGCGATGCTCGCTATTGGGACGCTTGGGTTCCCACAAGCCGTCGCTGCCAAAACCTGGATCGAAGACTTAGGCTAGCCGGCAGGCTGAGGACAGATGATAGGCGCTCGACCGGTCCTGATAGCAATCGGCGCGGTTTTCTCAGGTCTTTGGCCGGCTACCCGAATAGCGGTCTTCAACTAGGGCGTTGTCGATCCACCGAAGGGTGCAGCTGGAAGCATCCGCTAAGCCGACGTCGATTGGGACGACTCCACAGGATCCGAGCTTTCTACGTCTGCATGCCATCCTTCCGTCGCGTCGATGTGGAGCAAGACGTGGTTTGCGATGAGGTCTTCATAACCCTCTGGCAAATACGAGTTCTGCCATGTCTCTCCAAATCGTCGTTTGACCGCGTCTATGTCGGCCCATAGCGAGACAAACACAAGCTTGTCGGTCTCACCATCAACACCCTGTCCAAAAAAGTAGCCTTGGTTGCCGATATGGCCGTCAACAACAGCGGCAGACGTGGTTCGGAATTTGGCGAGCAGCTCCGTCGCCCGACCAGGCATTGCCTGAACTTGGAAAATTCGTAGGATCGGGCCTTGCCTTGGTTCGATGGCGCCCATGTGCGCCTCCCTTGTTTAGGTACGTTGGATAGGGGATTTCGTTGCGGCCAACGGTCGGCTCTTCAACAGATGATTTGGAACAGTGCTGCGCCCAAAAAGACGTCGACGTAACCGACAAGCGCGGCTTCCCACACCCAGGAAATCAACCCGGTCAGCAACAGAAAGATGCCGGCAAGTGCAAGTAGTTGATGGTTCACGGGGATCATTCGCTGCACTCCCCAATGAGGCTATTTGATCGGAGCGGTTCCTCATTGATCGGCCAATGCAACAGCGTCGCTAGGAGCCCCAGCAGAACAACTGTCCACCAGACCAGGTCGTACGATCCCCAGCGCTCGAAGGCATAGCCGCCCATCCATGCGCCCAGGAAACTGCCGAGTTGGTGCATCAGGAAGACGATGCCGACAAGTGTCGCTAGATACCGAGGTCCAAACACCTGGGCAACGATCCCGCTGGTCAGAGGTACGGTCCCCAGCCAGGTGAAACCAATCAGAGCGGCAAACAGCAGCGTTGTTATTGCTGACGGTGGAAGAAGAACAAACACTGCGACAACAACCGCTCGAACGAGGTACAAAAGCGCAAGCAGGTTCTTTTTGCTGAAACGATCGCCAAGCGCCCCGCATACCAGCGTGCCAATGATGTTGGTGGCGCCAATCATGGCGAGCGCTGCGCCACCAAGCCAAACGTCCATATCGCGATCAAGGAGGTAGGCCGGCAGGTGTATCCCAATAAAGGCGAGCTGAAATCCGCAGACGAAAAACCCGAACAACAGAAGTACAAACCCGCGATGCCGGAGCGCCTGGTTGATGGCTGAACCCATCGATTGCTCAGGGCCCGTTGTCTCCGGTCGGCCGGCCAGCGGCGGCGCCAACAGGCAAATGACCAGCGCGATCATGGCAAGTCCGAGAAAGGCTGCCGACCAGCCAAACTGCTCGATCAGGCTCAGGGTCAACGGTACCGACAGAAATATCCCGATCGATCCGCCAAGCGAAGCGATGCCTAAAGCCGTCGATCGTTTCTCTGGCGGGTAATGGCGGCCCACAGCGCCAAGCACGACGGCATAGGTCGTGGCGCTCAAGCCCATGCCAACCAAGACACCGAGCCCTATGGTCAGCCCCAAAGCGCTCGAGCTCAGGGCTGCGCTCAGAAGACCGAGCGCATAGAGCGCCCCTCCGGCAAACACCACGCGGAACGTGCCGAAGCGATCAGCGATCATCCCAGCAAATGGCTGAGCCAATCCCCACATCAAGTTCTGCAGGGCGACCGCCAATCCGAAGGCTTCGCGATCAATGGATTGCAGCTCCCGTGTGACCGGATCAAGAAACAATCCAAAAGAATGGCGCATCCCAACGGCGACCATCGCGATCATCGATCCAGCGATTAAGACGATGAGTGATCGGCGAACGAAAGGCGTTTGGGATTGCGTTGATACAAGGTCGGTCATTGCGAGATCATTTCATCGTTTTGCTGACCGCAGATCGTATGTTGCGATCAGTCCTGTTCTTGATCTCGACGCTAACACCTGATTACACTTGCGAATAACGAATTAATCGAAAGTTTCGTATTCGGAATTCGCATATGAGAACCAATTTCGATATCGATGCCTTGCGCGCTGTTCTTGCTGGAATTGAACAGAAGAGTTTCTCGCGGGCTGCCAATGAGTTGGGTTTGTCGCAGCCGGCCATAAGCCGCCAATTGAAGAAGCTGGAGCTCCAGGCCGGGGCACCACTCTTCACTCGTCAAGGCCGAGGTTTGGTTCCGACGGAAGCCGGGGAAGCTTTGGCTGATTACGCCAGACAGATCATCGCGCTGAATGATGAAGCTGCCCGAGCGGTTGGTGCTGCGGTTGAGCCTGAGACAATCCGCCTTGGCCTGCCGCAAGACTTTTTCGACGACGTCATGCCAGCGGCGACACGTGCTTTCACCGAACTTCATCCGGATGTTCATGTGACGGTGCGGGCCGGAAACAATCACATCATCGGCGATGAAATCGACGCTGGTCGCCTTGATGTGGCTATCGCGTTCTTTCCAAGCGGTTCAGGCCAGAAGGGAAAAGCGCTTTGCAAACTGCCGCTGAAATGGCTGGCCCATGACGGTTTCAGTGAGTCCCCCGCAACCGCGGTTTTGCCGCTGGTCCTGTTCAACCATCCTTGCCTGTTTCGCCAGATGGCGCTCAGCGCTTTGGACCAATCTGGCGCCCGATGGCACGCTGCCCTGACGACACCGAGCCTTCAAGCCGTCTGGGCGGCACTGAGGGCGCATTTTGGCGTGGGCGTGCGTATCAACCACAACCGACCGCCTGACATCGTCGACGTCAGCGATTGGCCAAGCCTTCCAGAGCTGCATGATGTGGAGCTCAGGCTGCTTACCGCGAGCCATCTCTCAGGCGCGGCCAGCACCATGCTCGACATATTGGCCGAAACGACAGTTGGCCTCATCGATGCGGCGGACCGCCGCCGTGGCTGACCAGGTACACCGGAAACCGCTCGAAGTCTGGTTTGAGTTCGCCAGCACCTACTCCTACCTGTCGGTGATGCGCGTTGAAGACTTGGCCATCCAGAGTAACATTTCGTTGGTTTGGCGCCCGTTTCTCCTGGGGCCGGTATTCAAAGCCAAGGGATGGGAAACTTCACCCTTCGTGATGGATGAAGCCAAGGGGCGGTACATGTGGCGTGATGTTGAGAGGCGAGCCATCAAATATGGTCTCCCCTTCAAACGCCCAGAGGTTTTTCCCGCCAACGGTTTGGCGGCAGCGCGATTGATGATGGCTGCTCATGGCGAAACCTGGTCGGGAGATTTTGCTCGAGCGATGTTCAGAGCTCAGTTCGAGGATGGCGCCGATATTTCGCAACGCGAGACTCTCACTCTGGCACTAACTTCAGTTGGTGTTGATGCGCGGTCGTGGATAGACCGTT
Protein-coding regions in this window:
- a CDS encoding helix-turn-helix domain-containing protein — its product is MADESFEALFRGAYVQNFPPMIELINEGDPCDFLHVMIGGSVELYAAWNGRETTMATVRPVSTFILAATIRDAPYLMSARTLEKSRIVLLPSTDVREVFSSDPVFARAIVDELAKCYRGVIKNTKNLKLRTSIERLANYLLRLRKFSDEGDIVHLPMEKRRLASYLGMTPENLSRAFKTLQGYGVEVDGARVIVNDVDDLTNFAKPEVLIDDFTV
- a CDS encoding carboxymuconolactone decarboxylase family protein, whose amino-acid sequence is MPKLPGAAGAIAEDHPDVWKAYQALGEASANAGPLSDREKRLVKLALAVGAGSEGAVHSHARRGLAEGLTKDDMIQVAMLAIGTLGFPQAVAAKTWIEDLG
- a CDS encoding MFS transporter; the protein is MTDLVSTQSQTPFVRRSLIVLIAGSMIAMVAVGMRHSFGLFLDPVTRELQSIDREAFGLAVALQNLMWGLAQPFAGMIADRFGTFRVVFAGGALYALGLLSAALSSSALGLTIGLGVLVGMGLSATTYAVVLGAVGRHYPPEKRSTALGIASLGGSIGIFLSVPLTLSLIEQFGWSAAFLGLAMIALVICLLAPPLAGRPETTGPEQSMGSAINQALRHRGFVLLLFGFFVCGFQLAFIGIHLPAYLLDRDMDVWLGGAALAMIGATNIIGTLVCGALGDRFSKKNLLALLYLVRAVVVAVFVLLPPSAITTLLFAALIGFTWLGTVPLTSGIVAQVFGPRYLATLVGIVFLMHQLGSFLGAWMGGYAFERWGSYDLVWWTVVLLGLLATLLHWPINEEPLRSNSLIGECSE
- a CDS encoding LysR family transcriptional regulator; this translates as MRTNFDIDALRAVLAGIEQKSFSRAANELGLSQPAISRQLKKLELQAGAPLFTRQGRGLVPTEAGEALADYARQIIALNDEAARAVGAAVEPETIRLGLPQDFFDDVMPAATRAFTELHPDVHVTVRAGNNHIIGDEIDAGRLDVAIAFFPSGSGQKGKALCKLPLKWLAHDGFSESPATAVLPLVLFNHPCLFRQMALSALDQSGARWHAALTTPSLQAVWAALRAHFGVGVRINHNRPPDIVDVSDWPSLPELHDVELRLLTASHLSGAASTMLDILAETTVGLIDAADRRRG
- a CDS encoding 2-hydroxychromene-2-carboxylate isomerase, coding for MRRTAAVADQVHRKPLEVWFEFASTYSYLSVMRVEDLAIQSNISLVWRPFLLGPVFKAKGWETSPFVMDEAKGRYMWRDVERRAIKYGLPFKRPEVFPANGLAAARLMMAAHGETWSGDFARAMFRAQFEDGADISQRETLTLALTSVGVDARSWIDRSQQVSTKAALRQQSLEAMKIGVFGAPTFCVGDELFWGDDRLEDAVEWACAL